One genomic window of Citrobacter sp. Marseille-Q6884 includes the following:
- the trmH gene encoding tRNA (guanosine(18)-2'-O)-methyltransferase TrmH: MNEQRYARIREMLARRQPDLTVCMEQVHKPHNVSAIIRTADAVGVHEVHAVWPGSRMRTMASSAAGSNSWVQVKTHPTISDAVTHLKSQGMQILATHLSDKAVDFREIDYTRPTCILMGQEKTGITQEALALADQDIIIPMIGMVQSLNVSVASALILYEAQRQRQNAGMYLRENSMLPEDEQQRLLFEGGYPVLANVAKRKGLPYPHVNTQGEIEADATWWATMQSAR, encoded by the coding sequence ATGAATGAACAGCGCTATGCACGTATCCGCGAGATGCTCGCGCGTCGTCAGCCAGATCTGACCGTCTGCATGGAGCAGGTCCATAAACCTCATAACGTTTCTGCGATCATTCGTACTGCAGATGCTGTCGGTGTGCATGAAGTTCACGCCGTCTGGCCGGGTAGCCGCATGCGCACCATGGCCTCATCTGCTGCGGGCAGCAACAGTTGGGTGCAGGTAAAAACTCACCCTACCATTAGCGATGCGGTTACGCATTTAAAAAGCCAGGGCATGCAGATTCTGGCCACGCATCTCTCTGATAAAGCCGTCGATTTCCGCGAGATTGATTACACGCGACCAACCTGCATTCTGATGGGCCAGGAGAAAACCGGCATTACTCAGGAAGCTCTCGCACTGGCGGATCAGGACATCATCATCCCCATGATTGGCATGGTGCAGTCGCTGAATGTCTCCGTCGCCTCGGCACTTATTCTGTACGAAGCACAGCGCCAACGGCAAAATGCCGGGATGTACCTGCGAGAAAACAGCATGCTGCCGGAAGATGAACAGCAGCGCTTGTTATTTGAGGGGGGTTATCCGGTGCTGGCAAATGTGGCTAAGCGTAAAGGCCTCCCCTACCCCCACGTGAATACGCAGGGCGAAATTGAAGCCGATGCAACGTGGTGGGCCACCATGCAATCTGCGAGATAA